One Heyndrickxia oleronia genomic window, CCAAGGGAAAAAAGAAATAAGATACTTAGACAGGTGAAGGAAATTGATGGGATATCCCAACGACAAGCCGCGCGAATTTTGGGAGTTTCCCCTAGTTTGATATTTAAAGCGTAAAGGAAGCAGTAGAACCGTCCCCATGCTTCTTCCCCTTTTTGCCACATTCCCGGAAATACTTAGTTATTAATTAATGGCCTGAAAGGGGTTACACTATAGATAGTAAGGGATGTGATCATGTGATTTCCTTAACGAATAGGCAGTTGAGTATACTCAATAGGTTATTGTTTCAGAAAGATTATGTGAAGATTAGGCAGTTGTCAGAAGCGTTTGAGGTGAGTGATAGGACGATTCGGTATGATTTGGATTATATTCAAAGCTTTCTGAAGGAGAGTGAGATATCCCTGTTAAGGGAGCCAAGAAAAGGAATCTTCCTTGACATTACTGCCCAGCAAGCCGCAATTTTAAAAAATGATCTTATGCAGTTAAATCACTATGTTGTAGCCCCTAAGGAATTTATATATATGCTCTGTATAAAGATTCTTCTGGAACAGCATACAACTCTTGATAGTCTTGGAGACCAATTGAATACCAGTAAAAACAAAGTGTTTCAGAATATGGAGAAGGTCGAAGTAGAGTTGGGTAAATGTGGAATTAAAATTGAAAGAAAGCCTTCAAAGGGAATTTCACCTGTAGGCAATGAAAGAGATATTCGGAACGCATTTACCTCCATTTTTAATGATGCGATTGTATCGTCTGCCATTTCGGTGCAATATTTTTTTCAACAATTTAATCACGAGTTACTTCAGCGTGCAAATACATTTATAAAAAAATTTGAAGAGGAACAGGCTGTTCAATTTAGTGATGATTCTCTAGATGAATTGAAGTTAGTTCTTTGTTATCAATTCAACCGGATAAAAATGAACCAATTTGTGGAATTTCCCTTTGTTGAAAAGAAAGATTTTATCAAAACACAAGTGTATGAGGATATACAAAACATGTATACTTCCATCTTCTATACCAATCTTGAAGATGATGAAATCTTTTATTTATACAACCAATTGAAAGGAGCAAAGGTGTCAACATTTCCGGGAAGCATTGATCCATTTAATAAACAGGAAGATGCTTATCAAATAACTTATTTATTTGCCAAAGAAGTAGAAAAGCGATTAGGGATAAATTTTAAACAAGATTTAGAGTTTATCAATGGGCTAGTCGTTCATTTGCAGGTTGCATTGCATCGATTAGCAAATAACCAACGTATTGAAAACCCACTTACAGAGCAAGTGAAATATAAATATAGATTTATTTATGAAATCACTCGTAAGGCGTTACAGAAAATTGAGGATCTTTATCAACTCCAATTACCTGAGGATGAGATTGCCTATATTGCCATGCATCTAGGTGCTAGTTATGAAAGACATTCCTTTTCCGGATATATGCCTACAGCACTTGTTGTATGTGGTTCCGGCTTAGCGACTTCTTCCTTATTAACTACTAGATTGAAGGTCATGCTTCCTGAATTAAAGGTTTTCGGCCCTATCAGTGTGAGCCATATTGATCAATTCATGGATCAACCAATCGATTTTATTATATCGACGGTACCATTAACACTACAGGATCTTGAGGTTGTCATTGTCAATCCACTTCTTGAGCCGGAAGAACTAATGAATTTGAAAGGCTTAATCTTTAAGAAAACCTATCAAAGGCAAATGAATGAGCTCATTCAGAAGGAACAGCCATTAAACGATTATTATGAGTTAGGAAATCTTATACCAGCAGATTATATTCAATTACAAGAAGAATCGGGTACATGGAGAGATTCAATTAAAATGGCTGGCAAACCTTTACTAGAGAATGATTTTATTACGAATCAATATGTGAATGCAATGATTCGAGCGGTTGAGGAGTTAGGTCCATATATGGTCTTTATTCCAGGTGTCGCCATTGTACATGCCTCATCGAAGGATGGTGTGATTAAAGATGGTGCAAGCTTATTAGTGCTTGATCATCCGATTCCATTTGGAGATTCAGGAAAAGTAATGGTACAGGTGATCATCGTTATCTGTTCAACTAAGTCCGAATCAGACTTATTTATTCATTTGGTTCAAATTCTTGAGAAGCAAGATAACTTGGAAATGGTGAAAAATTCAACTAGTATTCAACAAATATTAAATTTAAACAATAAAGCAGCAAGGTGATGAACGTATATGTCGCAATTAATTCAGATCGAAAATATTCAAGTACAACAAAAAGCAACAGATTGGGAAGATGCAATAAGAAGAGCTGGACAGCTCCTTTTTGAAAATGGAAGTGTAGATACGGACTATATCGATATGATGGTTCAAGCGATACATGAAATGGGACCATATATTGTGATTGCACCACATATTGCATTTGCCCATGCAAGGCCAAGTGAGAGTGTTAAAAAGAATGATATTAGTTTGATTACATTAGAAAGCCCAGTTCCTTTTGGCAGCGAGCACAATGATCCTGTAAATATTGTATTTGCTTTCTGTGCTACAGAAGATGGCGGGCATCTTGAGCAATTAACTAGTCTTGCTAGTTTGCTAGATAACCCAAATGTTCTCAAAGGATTAAATGAAAGTAAAAGCAACGAGGAAATCTATCAACTATTAAATCAATCAACTAAAGGAGAGAAATGAAAATGAAAAATTTAAATATTATTACAGTTTGTGGCTTTGGTGTTGGTTCATCAATGGTTCTTAAAATGAAAGTAGATGAAATTTTAAAAGAAGAAGGTATTACAGCAAAGGTTTCGACATCTGATGTTGGTTCAGCAGCATCTACTCCATGTGATGTTATTTTTACATCCAATGAATTAGGGGAAAAGCTTAGTCAAACTGCTAGTGTTCCAGTAGTGATGGTGAAAAACTTTATTGATAAAAATGAAATTAAAGAAAAAGGCTTACCTGTTATTCAAAGTCTGCTTTCATAATTCTGACAGAGAGGAAAATGGGGTATGCAAATTATCGATTTTATAGTAAACCAAATTTTACGTGAGCCAGCATTATTCTTAGGAATAATCGCTGCTCTTGGATTGATTATACAAAGAAAAAATTTCTCAGATATTATTAGTGGAACCTTAAAGACAGTTATTGGTGTGGTCATTCTAACACAAGGAACCAATATTCTTATTAGCTCGATTACACCATTATCTGATTCCTTTAATGCTCTGTATCAAATTCCAGCGGATAAAACGTTACATCCAATCGGAGCAGATAAGTTTCTTAGTACGTACGGTAGTCAAATTGGGCTTTCCATGTTACTTGCATTTTTAATTAATATTATCGTCGCTCGATTTACACCATTAAAGAATGTCTTTTTAACTGGACATATGTTATTTTGGTTCCCGTTTATTTTTACTGCGATTGCGGTTGAAAGTGGTTTAAGGGGTGCAGGAATTGTCATTTTTGCAACGATCTTTGCAGCATTATACTTTATTATTGCTCCAGCATTGATCAAACCTTTTGTTCGAAAAGTAACAGGCGGAGATTCATTTACACTTGGTCATCCAACTATCGGATTATCCATTGTTTCTGGATTGCTCGGGAAAGTATTTGGGAATAAGGAAAAATCAACAGAGGATATCAAGTTTCCTAAGCAAATTGAGTTTTTACGTGAAATTACGATTACATCTTCACTTGTCATGTTTATTGTATACATGATTGTTGGCTTATTAATCGGTGGGGATCAAGTAGATAAAATTTTTGGAGATAAAAGCTTAGTAACATTTTCATTATTGCAGGGTGTTTTATTTGGAGCGGGTTTAACGATTCTTTTACAAGGGGTTCGTATGATGCTATCCGAAATTATCCCAGCATTTAAAGGGATTTCAGATAAAATTATTCCAAATGCAGTGCCTGCATTAGACTGTCCAATTATTTTCCCATTTGCACCTAATGCAGTGATTATTGGATTTTTAGTATCAATGGTTACTTCAACGATTACTTTATTTATTATTGGTGGCACTGGCTTATTTCCTTTTGCGATTGTACCTCTAACAATTACATGCTTTTTCGAAATTGGAACAGCGGCAGTTATCGGAAATGGTACCGGAGGATTAAGAGGTGCAATCATTGGATCAGCAGTAGCTGGTGTACTAATGATCCTATTAGTAGGATTTTCAGTTCCATTCCTACAAAATACTGTATCCGAATGGATTCTAGTATTTGGAGGAAATGACTTATCCCTATGGTCAATTATTGCAGGAGCTATTGGAAAATTATTTTAATTGAAGGTGAATGAAGTGACAGATTACATTAAACAATATTTTCAACATGTTGAGACAATCTCGAAGCGTGTTTTGAACACACAGTATGATCGTATCATAGAAGCAGCTAATTCCTTCTCAGAATCTATTAAAAACGGGAACACAATACATGTATTTGGTGCTTCTCATGCGGGGATTATTGCAGAGGAATTATTTTATCGTACGGGTGGTTTAGCAGTAATTAATCCAATCTTAAATCCAACTTTAATGTTAAATACGCGTCCAGTCACATTAACATCACAAATGGAGCGGTTAAATGGGTTTGGAAAAGAAATCTTTCAATCTACTGCTGCCAAAGCCGGAGATACGATTCTCATTCACTCCGTTTCGGGTCGAAACTCTGTTTCTGTTGATATTGCCTTAGCAGCCAAGGAAAGGGGATTAACCACTATTGGACTAACTAATATGACGTATTCTTCGAAGGTTTCTTCTCGCCATAGTAGCAGAAAAAATTTGTATGAAGTAGTGGATATTGTTATAGACAATTGTGGTGACTTTGAAGACTCATCTATGCTACTTGAAGGAATGGATCAAAAAATTGGACCAACCTCAACAGCAATTGGAGCACTTATTGTGAATGCAATCGTTATTGCTACAGTAGATAATTTGATTAAGGCTGGGATTACCCCACCTGTCTTCCATAGTGCCAATGTTGATGGTGGAGATGAATTTAATAAAAAAGTTTTAGAAGAAAATAAACATAATATTCACTATATGTAAGAATGGAAACAGACAATATTTGATATTGTCTGTTTTTTTGTGAGAATAAAGTATAGTTTTTCATTATATAAAAAACCAAAATAAATAGATCTTTAAATTTTTTATATTATGAAATTTTCAAATTGTTCATATTTTAATTCCTCCATTATAATAAACTTAAACTATTTATTTAGAAACTATTTTTATAAGAAAAATGTAAGCGTTATCCTTAATTGGAACATAGGAGGAGGCTAATGTGATCGGAGTCGTAAAGAAAGCATGTCAAATCATAAGTTGTTTTTCAAATGAAAACCCTGCATTAGGGCTCGGAGAGATTGCTGAAAGACTTGGAATGAATGTTAGTACTACCCATCACATAGTCAGTACACTCTGTGAAGAAGGCGTGTTAATGAGAGATAACCGAAAAAAGTATCGGCTTGGATGGAGATTGTTGGAGTGGAATAATCATGTAATGTTCCAGCAAGATGTTTATGATAAAGCGATGCCATTGGTAAAGGAATTGATACATAGATTTAAAGGGATTGCCCATATTGCTATGTTTGATAAAGGAACTGTGGTTTTTGTACTAAGGGTTTCTTCTCATGATTCTACACCCATTCATACTTATGTAGGTTCAAGGAAACCAGCATATGCTACTAGTTCAGGAAAGGTCTTATTAGCTTATAATTCAACCTATCTACAAGAAACGATTGATAGGGGATTATCATACGAGGCCCCGAATACAATTACAGATATTAATCGATTAAAAGAAGAATTGAAGATGATCAGGAAGAATGGCTATTCTATTAGCAATCATGAAAATTCTGATGGAATGTATGGGATTGCAGCACCCGTTCTTTCATATTCCAAGGAAATTATCGCAGCAGTTAATTTAGTCGGTCCTGCTGCATATATGCAAGGAGATAAACGAAACACAATCATTAAGAGCGTGATGAATACCGCACAATTAATCTCTAAAGAATTGGGCTATATTGAAGTTTAGTTGACTTCAAGGCTTCTACTGTATGTGCAGCATCATATGAAAGAAAAAAAGGATGTGTTTTAAGCATGAAGAGTAAAATTTCAAAGGCATTTGAACTGGAATTCTTAAACTTTGTCAATCACTATATAAAAAGCAATGGTGGGAAAGGTCCGAAAACTACTGAAGTAAGATTTATGGGAGATACAATTGTTTATATTATCCGTGGAATTTTAACAGAAAGAGAAAAAAAGCTAATACAAAGTCCTGAGGGACAAAGAGTAGTAGTGGAAGCACGAAGAGTATTTTTAGAAATGGATAAAGAACATCGAATGGCTAAATTTGAAGAGTTTCTCGGGTGCAAAATCCTCGAGAATTATGAATCTTGGAATCTGGAAAAAGATTCGGCTTCAGCTATATTGCTATTGGATAGACACCTTTGATCATTTTATGTTATAAGGAAGGCTGCAAGAAGTAAAGAGTGAATTTTTAGAAAAGTATTTACAATATTTTAATTGTTAGATATAGTTATTAATGTATACAGTTGCTCCTGTATATCTTATATATTTTAAGCAATGGGTGGTCTTTAAAAAGAAAGATAAACCATAGCTGTTATAGAAACCGTTTGAAAGTTGGCGGTTCTATACAGTTATGGTTTTTTTGCTTTTCAAAAACAAATTGGAGGTATTTTGGTGATGGTACAACAAGTGTCTGTAGAGAAGAATATAGTATACGGTAAGACAGAAACGGAATATTTAACGGCCGATCTTTATAGGCCATCATCAAGTGAAGAAGATTTACCTATTTTGGTATTAATTCACGGTGGGGCTTTTAAAACTGGCTCAAAAGAAATGTATATGGAGTGGGGGAGTATGCTTGCTCAAGAAGGTTATTTTGTCATGGCTATTAACTATAGGCTAGCAACACCTAACTACCCCACATATCCAGGAATACTAGAAGATATGGAGCAGGCTATGAATTGGTTAGTTTTTCATGCTAATGAAAGAAAAATAGATGTGGAGAAAATTGGTCTAATTGGAGATTCAGCTGGTGCCTATATAGCCGCTTTCTTTGCTTTAAAATACCAACCATTTAGTTATCAAATACGTTCAGTCATCGGTGTATATGGTGTTTATGATTTAGTAGAGGAATGCGTTAATCCAGTAATCGAGCGTGAAAACAATATGTTTGAATTATTCCTTGGGTTATCATTTGATAAAAATGAGAGGGCTTTCAAAGAGGCGTCTCCAATTCATTACATTGAAGATGCAGTGAAAAGTCCAACTTTTGATACAAGCTTTTATTTAATATGGGGTGGGCAAGATAGAGTCGTAAACCCTAAACAATCCCTACGATTTTACGAAAAATTAAAAGAAGCAAATGTAGAGGTTAAGATTTCGGAAATAGATGATAAAGGTCATTTTTGGTTCAATCTATTACCTGGCATTGAAGGAGGAGGTGTAAATAATTATCCCAATAATACTCTTTATCCTGAGATAGTTAGCTTTCTAAACCAATATGTAAGAATAGCTTGGAGTGGGAATTTCTCGAAAAGACAAATTCATGCATTAGCCAAGATGGAAAATTTGACAATTACAAAGTAAATGGAGGGGCTAAAATGAGCATTAACCCGGAAAATGTATGTCATATCGAAGAAAATCAGGACCCAAAAGTTTTATCTAATAATAAATCTTTAAGTAAACTAATGATTTTAGTTATTTGTATTTGCTGGTTGGCTATTTTTATTGAAGGTTATGATTTAGTAGTTTATGGCGTCGTTTTGCCAAAATTGATGGATATAAGTCAATGGGAGTTAACCTCTACACAGGCTGGGGCTATGGGAAGCTATGCATTATTAGGGATGTTTATTGGATCTTCAGTAGGTGGTGTACTTTCTGATAGATTTGGAAGAAAACTAATATTAATTATCTCTTTTGTCATATTGTCGATTATGATGATTTTGACAGCTATGGCTAATTCTCCAGAAATTTTTGCTATCTATCGGTTTATAGCAGGATTAGGGATAGGTGGAATTGTTCCAGCGGCTTCTGCTTTAACTACTGAATATTCCCCGCCAAAATATCGTTCATTAGTATATGTTTTAATGTACACAGGTTTTGCTTTTGGGGGTGTAGCGGCATCACTTTCAGGGATGCTTTTTATTGATCGTTTTGGCTGGAGATTTTTATTTTGGTTAGGTGCGATACCCATTGTTCTAGTGCCGTTTATTTTGAAATATTTACCGGAATCTATAAAGTTTTTACAGGCAACGAATCAAATCACTAAAGCAAAGAATTTGATTGAGAAATATCATTTATTCGATGAATCAATTAATAAGGAAGATAAAAGTGCTTCAAATGGTTTCTTAAGTATTTTTTCAACACAATATTTTCTTTCAACAGTATTATTCAGTTTCATTTATATTATGGCATTCTTATTAATTTATGGGATGAATACATGGCTTCCAAAAATTATGCAGCAAGCCGGATATCCGATGAACTCTAGTCTGATGTTCCTGCTATGTTTTAACCTTGCAGCTATCATTGGTGGAATTATTGCCGGAGCTGCAGCGGATAGAATTCGACCTAAAAAAGTAATTAGCTTCACCTATTTGTTAGCAGCTTTAAGCATTGCATTACTCAGTATAAAGTTTAATATAGTGATAATGTACACACTCATTGCTATAGCAGGGTTTGGAACGACAGGTACAACCTTTGTTCTTGCAAGCTATGTAATGAAAAAATATCAATCACACAACCGTGCAACAGCAATTGGGGTATCATCAGCAATTGGTAGATTAGGTGCAGTTGCTGGACCAATCATTGTTGGGATCATCATGGCTATGAATGTAGGATTACAATTCAATTTTTATTTGTTTGCAGTAATCGCGTTAGTTGCTTCTATAGTAATTTTATTTATACCTTCTAATGATTCTAATGAACAAATGTAGGTATATATAAACTTTATGGAAAAATATATCTCAACTGTTTTGACTATCGATTTGAATGGTGAAGACAGTTATTTTTTTTAGTGAAAAATACTACTAGATTTTCATAATATGAAAAAAGAATAATGTATGAGCAATAAATAATTATTACAGTTAGAGTGGGCAATTGTGCATGGAGCTGAAGAAGAACGAAAAAATTATCTGCTTTTTTTGATGGATCATTTCTCAAACATTGTTGCTATTTAAGAGTAAAGTTCGAATCAATAAGCGATAACAAGAGAGCGATTGATTACCGTGAAGGTTGAAATTGCGGATGTACGGTAATTAAAGGGAGTGTTTGATTACCGTGAAGGAGGAAATTACGTGTGAACGGTAACTAAAGAGAGTGTTTAATTACCGTGAAGGACAAAAATGCGGTGGCATGGTAACCAAAGAGAGAGATTGAATACCATGGAGGTAGAAAATACCAATTCATATAGCTTATACCTTTCAATTCACGGGAAAAGAGCGGCAATTTTCATTAGAAATGCGTGTAAAAACAGGCAGAAGGGCTTTTACAAGAGCAAAAAAAAACGAAGACAGCCTTTCCTATTTTGTTAATGGTGGTAAATTAATATTCTTAAAAAAGTGTAAGGAGTTAGTAAAATGCCCATCATACAAGTTCAAATAATCAAGGGAAGAAGTAAGGACAAAATAAATAGTCTGATAGAAGACATAACACTGGCAACGGTTAAAAATCTATCAGTAAATGCTGAGCAGGTAAGGGTCTTGGTAAATGAAATCCCTGATACTCATTGGGGGGTAGGTGGTACGACAAAAGCAGAATTGGATCGTAAAAAGACGGAACCATTCATTCGAAATAATTGACAATGTACCGTTTTTTCAAGTAGCATATATTTAGTTTTGAATATTCTAACAATATATCCGGGAGGTTGATGGAAAATAATTTCTTTTCTTAAAGAGTAGTGAACAGCCAATTTAAATGATACAAGACCTCTATGAAACTCAGCATGAAATAATAGATTTCTCAGTATGAGTAATGAGTCTAACCAAATCGTAATCTCTTAGAGTTAAAGGCGAAAAGGTAGATAAGCTATATGGTGGGGAAGGGGAAAAGTATGATTGGATCAGTTCTTAAGGTTTGCAAAATTCTCGATTGTTTTACAAATGATGAACCATCATTAGGAAATTCGGAAATAGCAGCGAAGCTTAATATGAGTCCAAGTACTGTACATCATTTAGTAAGCACGCTCTATAAGGAAGGAATTTTAATAAAGGATAGTCGAAACAAGTACAGGTTAGGCTGGAAACTGCTTGAATGGAGCAGTAGTGTGATGTATCAACAGGATATATACAATGAGGCTAATCCGTTGGTTGGGGAATTAGTTAAAAATTTTAATGGAGTAGCACATATTGGGATGTTAGATGAGAGAGGGAATTTCGTCTTTGTTTTGAAAATGGCATCACGTCATGCAATTGAGGTTCCGACTTATGTTGGAGAAAGGAAGCCTACGTATTGTTTTAGTACAGGCAAAGCCTTGCTATCATGTAAGCCAAACTTACTTCAAACAACTCTAACACATAAATTAATGCAACGAGGGCCTAATACGATTACCTCTATTGAACAGTTGAAAAGCGAGATCGATGATATTCGTAAAAAGGGGTACGCAACTAGCAATAATGAAAATGAATTTGGCATTTATGGAATCGCTGCACCAATTAAATCTTATTCGGGACAAACCGTTGCGGCACTTAATATGGTTGGTCCAATTGCTTATATGCAAGGAAACCAACATCAAGTAATGATTCAAAGTATTATGAGTACTGCTAAGGATATTTCAAAGGAATTGGGATATATTGAAATTTAATGTAAGCGTTAACAAAATAATGAGGTAAAAAAGGAAAATCTAATGACTATAGATTTTCCTTTTTTATATGTTATGGATTGTGACAGAGTAAAGCCAATCAACTTGATAATGTTAAAATATTTTATTTGCATCCCATATTATGAAATTTTCCTAATTTTATTACATTTTAATTATATACAATGTGATCGAAAGAAAGTTGATGGTTATCGATTGAAGGGAGGGGTCAAAATGGACGTGCGTGAGCTAAGAAATTGCTTTGGACGTTTTGCTACTGGGGTGACCGTTGTTACTTGGAATGGAGATGATGGAGAGCGGTATGGAATTACAGTTAATTCTTTTACATCCGTCTCTTTGGACCCACCACTTATTCTAGTTTCCATTGATCGAAAGGCGAAGGCGTGTAGTGCCCTAAAAGGTCGCCCATTCATTATTAATATTTTATCAAAAAACCAGGAGGAGCTTGCATGGCAATTTGCAGGTCGACCACAGAATGGTTTGGATATCGAATGGGAAGAAACAGAAATTGGTCCGAAGCTAAAGCATACATTAGCAACGATTGAATGCACAAGTTGGAAGGAGTATGAGGCTGGTGATCATATTTTATTCCTTGGAAAGGTGTGTCATTCTTCGTATGAAACAGGAGAAGGATTAATTTTTTATCAAGGGAAGTTTTTACAAACGAGTGAAGTGTAATGATCATTAAAGGAGGATTTATATGGGAATTCGAACAGGTGCACAGTATATTGATGGATTAAGGTCCCGCACGCCAGAGATTTGGTTAGGGGGAAGAAGAGTCATGGATATTGTTAATGAAGATAATTTTAGGCAGCCTATTCGGGAAATTGCCAAACTCTATGATATGCAGCATAGCCCTGAGTATCAAGATAAAATCACAAGTATTTGTGAGGATACGGGTGAGCGCGTGTCAAACGCCTTTATCGTTCCAAAGAATTATGAAGATTTAATGAAGCGCAGAACATTGTTTGAAGTTTGGGCAGAAGCGACGTTTGGTTTAATGGGACGAACACCCGATTTCCTGAATACGACCGTTACTTCAATGGCAAGTAGTCCAGACTTTTTTGCACAATATAATCCACAATGGGCTGAAAATATACAAAACTATTATAAATACATTCGTGACAATGATTTGTTTTTAACACATGCTTTGATTAACCCTCAAAATGATCGCAGTAAGCCATCCCATCAGCAAAAGGATATCTTTACACATTTGGGTGCTGTTGAGGAGACCTCCGAGGGGCTTGTGGTTCGCGGGTCCAAAATGTTAGCAACACTTGCACCGATTACCGATGAGGTCATTATTTATTCCTTCCCAGGATTTAGGCCAGGGGATGAACGTTATGCACTAGCATTTGCCATTCCGATTGACACGCCGGGGCTTCGAATTTTATGTCGTGAACCAGCACAGGATGGTAAACGTCCATTAATTGATCATCCACTTGCATCAAGATTCGAGGAAATGGATGCAGTGCTTGTATTCAATGATGTAGTTGTTCCTTGGGATCGTATTTTCCTTTATAACAATTGTGAAGCGGCAAATCAATTATATTCCAAAACAGGATTAAGTCAGAATACTCATCAAAACGGGGTCCGAGGACTTGTAAAATTAAAATTTGCGACGCAGGTAGCAGCAAGAGTGGCGGATGCAATTGGGGTGGACGGATTTTTAAATGTGCAAACACAACTTGGTGAATTAGTCCAATCAGTAGAAACCATTCGTGCCCTACTGCGAACTGCAGAACGTGAATTTGAAGTGAATGCACGAGGTGAAGCAATCCCAGCATCGATTCCGCTAGAAACGATTCGTGGAATTTTACCGAAGGCTTACCCAAGAGCTATTGAAGTCATCCAAACCATTGGAGCCGGCGGTTTACTTTTATCACCAACAGCAAATGATTATCAGCATCCTGAATTACGCGAGGATTTTGATAAGTATTATGGTGGACGTGAGGGAGTTTCTGCAACAGAAAGGGTTCAGTTATTTAAGCTTGCCTG contains:
- a CDS encoding 4-oxalocrotonate tautomerase; translated protein: MPIIQVQIIKGRSKDKINSLIEDITLATVKNLSVNAEQVRVLVNEIPDTHWGVGGTTKAELDRKKTEPFIRNN
- a CDS encoding IclR family transcriptional regulator → MIGSVLKVCKILDCFTNDEPSLGNSEIAAKLNMSPSTVHHLVSTLYKEGILIKDSRNKYRLGWKLLEWSSSVMYQQDIYNEANPLVGELVKNFNGVAHIGMLDERGNFVFVLKMASRHAIEVPTYVGERKPTYCFSTGKALLSCKPNLLQTTLTHKLMQRGPNTITSIEQLKSEIDDIRKKGYATSNNENEFGIYGIAAPIKSYSGQTVAALNMVGPIAYMQGNQHQVMIQSIMSTAKDISKELGYIEI
- a CDS encoding flavin reductase family protein, whose protein sequence is MDVRELRNCFGRFATGVTVVTWNGDDGERYGITVNSFTSVSLDPPLILVSIDRKAKACSALKGRPFIINILSKNQEELAWQFAGRPQNGLDIEWEETEIGPKLKHTLATIECTSWKEYEAGDHILFLGKVCHSSYETGEGLIFYQGKFLQTSEV
- a CDS encoding 4-hydroxyphenylacetate 3-hydroxylase family protein, which translates into the protein MGIRTGAQYIDGLRSRTPEIWLGGRRVMDIVNEDNFRQPIREIAKLYDMQHSPEYQDKITSICEDTGERVSNAFIVPKNYEDLMKRRTLFEVWAEATFGLMGRTPDFLNTTVTSMASSPDFFAQYNPQWAENIQNYYKYIRDNDLFLTHALINPQNDRSKPSHQQKDIFTHLGAVEETSEGLVVRGSKMLATLAPITDEVIIYSFPGFRPGDERYALAFAIPIDTPGLRILCREPAQDGKRPLIDHPLASRFEEMDAVLVFNDVVVPWDRIFLYNNCEAANQLYSKTGLSQNTHQNGVRGLVKLKFATQVAARVADAIGVDGFLNVQTQLGELVQSVETIRALLRTAEREFEVNARGEAIPASIPLETIRGILPKAYPRAIEVIQTIGAGGLLLSPTANDYQHPELREDFDKYYGGREGVSATERVQLFKLAWDLCGEAFGQRLVQYERYYSGDPVRKLGMFYSNFKKNNEFTMVDDALKGVIESEVEVG